A portion of the Gasterosteus aculeatus chromosome 12, fGasAcu3.hap1.1, whole genome shotgun sequence genome contains these proteins:
- the LOC120811151 gene encoding LIM domain only protein 7 isoform X5: MEWRQQTSVSCEEAFGEAQRWIQDVTGKSFGSNDFRAALENGVLLCDLINCLKPGIIKRVNRLSTPIAGLDNVNVFLKACGKVGLNVSQLFHPGDLQDLSTRATLRQDESDRRLKNVLVTIYWLGRKAHLDSFYTGPQLNFKAFEGLLGLALSKALDEGWYPEREECRGLRPSYGWAKSVDNIDSRDFRTRPNSEGCGSDAEAEQVFKMETTKQNKGNGFIPPLPPRRKQGREEMGSPLSRSKSLSDIPMVYPVRKVPGGTTIYDLDHECGLETKRKCSVAAKDSEAQWHDDLMKWKNRRRSTKSDLRKKSQEWDQVINQMAIGAMNRFEKKEAQGGLPRDQQSPRRHHASPRPYSTSPPSKSSSCNLRPHTRALLACSDSTEAPFSSRSPLGTYNSVRASGSPFGAMPAADGKTYSASLASDGARVTTPSLDFPFSSQTQVKAQCSPAPLQPTTQMAGVAELEDSALEKHASQTECQKTSMAPAVQQAAGQPVAGVYKYLSRTGSWSGSASLPRGYRRSEGSSRLSSTMAPRPFGTRQSSVSSLQRRCSVDNNSEGRLLKSEKEETFSPTAKSSLKRQNATAHLKGQHPASIRPKEANQAKQSGTAQTGEVKGATLSSKTDAYNSQPYSQTKLAPRPYTNPQSRATKGLTRPSNASNDHTKVDHSDMRVSLTLKPNSVPDFGIQTHWGSTGARVKYVQPGSPAELCQLCVDDEIVAVNGVAAALMNCKQWKDEMTSSLRTGNLTMDVRRYGNKDWSTSEGITPNQPGQSRMTLNLTAAAPVVIGGSDHHANSCAATETTVRKMSKLNGQADNVAHGKVMHGELADNHKTARSKDCNNIGSKNQKKRAEFFKLKGGSESAISDLKVPSLSPSSSSWSWDREEDRRRQEKWQEDQERLLQAQYQRDQERLELEWQRAQQDAKQELCRNTGQTSFEMTGGGERPASSQIYVNGLTNKTRKEQSPARDEPHEAGSKPQSNAQGERHDKNSEHAWAEDSCGFAQLSPAHRAKSWSTPALAGPYKPGIGDERKKRGPSVSNAEKDRKQILEEMKKRTQLLTDNSWIRQRSSSFYKEPIYVGVPMKRYESLDDLDALRLSTLSTATFSCPRPHSAAAGYRAPTRNASSRYSTGTMLSHRNEFDGVWAATNISEELRLEFMKPEAPL, translated from the exons gatgtgACCGGAAAATCATTTGGCTCCAACGACTTCCGTGCCGCACTGGAGAATGGAGTCCTGCTTTGCGA CTTGATCAACTGTCTGAAACCTGGCATTATTAAGAGAGTCAACAGGCTTTCTACTCCCATCGCTGGCCTC GATAACGTAAATGTATTCCTGAAAGCCTGTGGGAAAGTGGGACTGAATGTGTCCCAGCtgtttcatccaggagacctgcaggaccTGTCCACCCGTGCAACACTCAG gcaAGATGAAAGTGACCGAAGACTCAAAAAT GTTCTCGTCACGATCTACTGGTTGGGTCGCAAGGCTCACTTGGACTCATTCTACACTGGCCCTCAGCTGAACTTCAAGGCCTTCGAAGGGCTCTTGGGATTGGCCTTGTCAAAA GCGCTAGATGAGGGCTGGTatccagagagggaggaatgtCGCGGCCTGAGACCGAGCTACGGATGGGCCAAGTCTGTGGACAACATTGACTCTCGAGATTTTCGAACCCGCCCAAACAGTGAAG GCTGTGGAAGCGACGCTGAAGCTGAGCAGGTGTTCAAGATGGAGACAACcaagcaaaacaaaggaaacGGTTTTATCCCTCCGCTGCCTCCACGGAGAAAACAAGGACGGGAGGAGATGGGAAGCCCACTATCCAG GAGCAAATCCCTCAGTGATATTCCGATGGTGTACCCTGTGCGTAAAGTTCCTGGTGGGACCACCATTTATGATTTGGACCACGAGTGCGGCCTGGAAACCAAACGGAAGTGTAGCGTTGCTGCCAAGGACAGTGAAGCTCAGTGGCATGAT GACTTGATGAAGTGGAAGAACCGTCGCAGGAGCACAAAGTCTGACCTCCGCAAGAAATCGCAAGAATGGGACCAAGTGATTAACCAGATGGCCATTGGTGCCATGAATAgatttgaaaagaaagaagcacAAGGCGGACTGCCAAG AGACCAGCAGTCCCCACGCAGGCATCACGCTTCCCCTCGTCCTTACTCCACCTCTCCGCCATCAAAGTCATCGAGCTGTAATCTCCGGCCACATACTCGGGCTCTGCTGGCCTGCAGCGACTCCACAGAGGCACCTTTCAGCTCCAGGTCTCCACTTGGCACCTACAACTCAGTCCGCGCTTCG GGATCCCCATTTGGAGCTATGCCTGCCGCTGATGGGAAGACCTACTCTGCCTCCCTGGCTTCAGACGGAGCAAGAGTTACCACCCCTTCTCTAGACTTTCCTTTCAGCTCCCAGACCCAAGTCAAGGCGCAGTGCAGCCCAGCTCCCCTCCAGCCCACGACACAGATG GCAGGTGTTGCTGAGCTGGAGGACTCGGCCCTGGAGAAACACGCGTCCCAGACAGAATGCCAGAAGACCTCTATGGCGCCCGCCGTGCAGCAAGCCGCAGGCCAGCCGGTCGCAGGCGTCTACAAGTACTTGTCCAGAACAGGATCGTGGTCCGGCTCGGCCAGCCTTCCTCGTGGCTACCGGCGGTCCGAGGGCTCATCTCGTCTCTCTTCTACAATGGCACCCAGACCCTTTGGTACCAGGCAGTCCAGTGTGTCCTCACTGCAGAGACGATGCAGC GTAGACAACAACAGCGAGGGTCGGCTTTTAAAAAGTGAGAAAGAGGAGACCTTTTCTCCAACCGCAAAGTCTTCCCTCAAAAGGCAGAATGCGACCGCCCATCTGAAAGGTCAGCACCCGGCCTCCATCAGACCGAAGGAAGCTAACCAGGCGAAGCAGAGTGGCACGGCGCAGACAGGGGAGGTGAAAGGTGCCACTCTCTCCAGCAAGACCGACGCCTACAACTCTCAGCCCTACTCCCAAACCAAGCTGGCTCCTCGGCCGTACACCAACCCGCAGAGCCGCGCCACCAAAGGCTTGACCCGTCCTTCTAATGCCAGCAATGACCACACAAAG gtggatCACAGTGACATGAGAGTAAGCCTTACTCTTAAACCGAACAGTGTACCAGACTTTGGTATCCAGACTCACTGGGGCTCCACAGGCGCAAGAGTCAAATACGTCCAACCTG GCAGTCCAGCGGAGCTTTGCCAGCTGTGTGTGGACGATGAGATCGTGGCGGTTAATGGAGTTGCGGCGGCACTCATGAACTGCAAACAGTGGAAGGATGAAATGACGTCTTCCCTGCGAACCGGCAATCTGACCATGGACGTTCGGCGCTATGGCAACAAGG ATTGGAGCACCAGTGAAGGGATTACTCCCAACCAGCCAGGACAGAGCAGAATGACCCTCAATCTGACTGCCGCCGCGCCGGTTGTGATAGGTGGCTCCGATCACCATGCCAACAGTTGTGCCGCTACAGAAACCACTGTCAGGAAAATGTCCAAATTGAATGGGCAGGCGGACAAC GTTGCACACGGTAAAGTCATGCATGGGGAGCTTGCTGACAACCACAAGACAGCCAGAAGTAAAG ATTGTAATAATATTGGTAGTAAAAATCAGAAAAAGAGGGCGGAGTTTTTCAAACTTAAAG GAGGTTCAGAATCGGCGATATCCGAT CTCAAAGTGCCATCCCtcagcccctcctcctccagctggtcgTGGGACCGTGAGGAGGATCGAAGGCGTCAAGAGAAGTGGCAAGAAGACCAGGAGCGCCTCCTACag gcGCAATATCAGCGGGATCAGGAGAGGCTTGAATTGGAGTGGCAAAGGGCACAACAAGATGCAAAGCAGGAGTTATGCAGGAATACGGGG CAGACCTCCTTTGAGATGACTGGTGGTGGTGAGCGCCCTGCCAGCTCCCAGATCTATGTGAATGGATTGACAAACAAAACCAGAAAGGAGCAGAGCCCTGCCCGAGATGAGCCGCACGAAGCAGGATCGAAGCCTCAAAGTAATGCACAAGGAGAGCGGCATGACAAGAATTCAGAACACGCCTG GGCTGAGGACTCCTGTGGCTTTGCTCAGCTGTCTCCTGCACACAG GGCAAAGTCCTGGTCCACCCCAGCATTAGCCGGCCCCTACAAGCCAGGAATCG GtgatgagaggaagaagagagggcCGTCTGTGTCTAACGCTGAGAAGGACAGGAAGCAGAtactggaggagatgaagaaaagaaCTCAGCTTCTGACTGATAACAGCTGGATACGTcagcgcagcagcagcttctaCAAGGAGCCGATCTATGTTGGGGTGCCTATGAAGAG GTACGAGTCTCTGGACGACCTGGATGCCTTGCGTCTGTCCACTCTCTCAACCGCCACGTTCAGCTGCCCTCGGCCACACTCTGCCGCTGCAGGTTACCGCGCTCCGACTAGGAACGCCTCCTCCCGCTACAGCACTGGAACAATGTTATCCCACAGAAATGAATTTGACGG CGTGTGGGCTGCCACCAATATCTCAGAGGAACTCCGACTGGAGTTCATGAAACCAGAAGCCCCACTGTGA
- the LOC120811151 gene encoding uncharacterized protein LOC120811151 isoform X13 — MEWRQQTSVSCEEAFGEAQRWIQDVTGKSFGSNDFRAALENGVLLCDLINCLKPGIIKRVNRLSTPIAGLDNVNVFLKACGKVGLNVSQLFHPGDLQDLSTRATLRQDESDRRLKNVLVTIYWLGRKAHLDSFYTGPQLNFKAFEGLLGLALSKALDEGWYPEREECRGLRPSYGWAKSVDNIDSRDFRTRPNSEGCGSDAEAEQVFKMETTKQNKGNGFIPPLPPRRKQGREEMGSPLSRSKSLSDIPMVYPVRKVPGGTTIYDLDHECGLETKRKCSVAAKDSEAQWHDDLMKWKNRRRSTKSDLRKKSQEWDQVINQMAIGAMNRFEKKEAQGGLPRDQQSPRRHHASPRPYSTSPPSKSSSCNLRPHTRALLACSDSTEAPFSSRSPLGTYNSVRASGSPFGAMPAADGKTYSASLASDGARVTTPSLDFPFSSQTQVKAQCSPAPLQPTTQMAGVAELEDSALEKHASQTECQKTSMAPAVQQAAGQPVAGVYKYLSRTGSWSGSASLPRGYRRSEGSSRLSSTMAPRPFGTRQSSVSSLQRRCSVDNNSEGRLLKSEKEETFSPTAKSSLKRQNATAHLKGQHPASIRPKEANQAKQSGTAQTGEVKGATLSSKTDAYNSQPYSQTKLAPRPYTNPQSRATKGLTRPSNASNDHTKVDHSDMRVSLTLKPNSVPDFGIQTHWGSTGARVKYVQPGSPAELCQLCVDDEIVAVNGVAAALMNCKQWKDEMTSSLRTGNLTMDVRRYGNKGGSESAISDLKVPSLSPSSSSWSWDREEDRRRQEKWQEDQERLLQAQYQRDQERLELEWQRAQQDAKQELCRNTGTSFEMTGGGERPASSQIYVNGLTNKTRKEQSPARDEPHEAGSKPQSNAQGERHDKNSEHAWAEDSCGFAQLSPAHRAKSWSTPALAGPYKPGIGDERKKRGPSVSNAEKDRKQILEEMKKRTQLLTDNSWIRQRSSSFYKEPIYVGVPMKRYESLDDLDALRLSTLSTATFSCPRPHSAAAGYRAPTRNASSRYSTGTMLSHRNEFDGVWAATNISEELRLEFMKPEAPL; from the exons gatgtgACCGGAAAATCATTTGGCTCCAACGACTTCCGTGCCGCACTGGAGAATGGAGTCCTGCTTTGCGA CTTGATCAACTGTCTGAAACCTGGCATTATTAAGAGAGTCAACAGGCTTTCTACTCCCATCGCTGGCCTC GATAACGTAAATGTATTCCTGAAAGCCTGTGGGAAAGTGGGACTGAATGTGTCCCAGCtgtttcatccaggagacctgcaggaccTGTCCACCCGTGCAACACTCAG gcaAGATGAAAGTGACCGAAGACTCAAAAAT GTTCTCGTCACGATCTACTGGTTGGGTCGCAAGGCTCACTTGGACTCATTCTACACTGGCCCTCAGCTGAACTTCAAGGCCTTCGAAGGGCTCTTGGGATTGGCCTTGTCAAAA GCGCTAGATGAGGGCTGGTatccagagagggaggaatgtCGCGGCCTGAGACCGAGCTACGGATGGGCCAAGTCTGTGGACAACATTGACTCTCGAGATTTTCGAACCCGCCCAAACAGTGAAG GCTGTGGAAGCGACGCTGAAGCTGAGCAGGTGTTCAAGATGGAGACAACcaagcaaaacaaaggaaacGGTTTTATCCCTCCGCTGCCTCCACGGAGAAAACAAGGACGGGAGGAGATGGGAAGCCCACTATCCAG GAGCAAATCCCTCAGTGATATTCCGATGGTGTACCCTGTGCGTAAAGTTCCTGGTGGGACCACCATTTATGATTTGGACCACGAGTGCGGCCTGGAAACCAAACGGAAGTGTAGCGTTGCTGCCAAGGACAGTGAAGCTCAGTGGCATGAT GACTTGATGAAGTGGAAGAACCGTCGCAGGAGCACAAAGTCTGACCTCCGCAAGAAATCGCAAGAATGGGACCAAGTGATTAACCAGATGGCCATTGGTGCCATGAATAgatttgaaaagaaagaagcacAAGGCGGACTGCCAAG AGACCAGCAGTCCCCACGCAGGCATCACGCTTCCCCTCGTCCTTACTCCACCTCTCCGCCATCAAAGTCATCGAGCTGTAATCTCCGGCCACATACTCGGGCTCTGCTGGCCTGCAGCGACTCCACAGAGGCACCTTTCAGCTCCAGGTCTCCACTTGGCACCTACAACTCAGTCCGCGCTTCG GGATCCCCATTTGGAGCTATGCCTGCCGCTGATGGGAAGACCTACTCTGCCTCCCTGGCTTCAGACGGAGCAAGAGTTACCACCCCTTCTCTAGACTTTCCTTTCAGCTCCCAGACCCAAGTCAAGGCGCAGTGCAGCCCAGCTCCCCTCCAGCCCACGACACAGATG GCAGGTGTTGCTGAGCTGGAGGACTCGGCCCTGGAGAAACACGCGTCCCAGACAGAATGCCAGAAGACCTCTATGGCGCCCGCCGTGCAGCAAGCCGCAGGCCAGCCGGTCGCAGGCGTCTACAAGTACTTGTCCAGAACAGGATCGTGGTCCGGCTCGGCCAGCCTTCCTCGTGGCTACCGGCGGTCCGAGGGCTCATCTCGTCTCTCTTCTACAATGGCACCCAGACCCTTTGGTACCAGGCAGTCCAGTGTGTCCTCACTGCAGAGACGATGCAGC GTAGACAACAACAGCGAGGGTCGGCTTTTAAAAAGTGAGAAAGAGGAGACCTTTTCTCCAACCGCAAAGTCTTCCCTCAAAAGGCAGAATGCGACCGCCCATCTGAAAGGTCAGCACCCGGCCTCCATCAGACCGAAGGAAGCTAACCAGGCGAAGCAGAGTGGCACGGCGCAGACAGGGGAGGTGAAAGGTGCCACTCTCTCCAGCAAGACCGACGCCTACAACTCTCAGCCCTACTCCCAAACCAAGCTGGCTCCTCGGCCGTACACCAACCCGCAGAGCCGCGCCACCAAAGGCTTGACCCGTCCTTCTAATGCCAGCAATGACCACACAAAG gtggatCACAGTGACATGAGAGTAAGCCTTACTCTTAAACCGAACAGTGTACCAGACTTTGGTATCCAGACTCACTGGGGCTCCACAGGCGCAAGAGTCAAATACGTCCAACCTG GCAGTCCAGCGGAGCTTTGCCAGCTGTGTGTGGACGATGAGATCGTGGCGGTTAATGGAGTTGCGGCGGCACTCATGAACTGCAAACAGTGGAAGGATGAAATGACGTCTTCCCTGCGAACCGGCAATCTGACCATGGACGTTCGGCGCTATGGCAACAAGG GAGGTTCAGAATCGGCGATATCCGAT CTCAAAGTGCCATCCCtcagcccctcctcctccagctggtcgTGGGACCGTGAGGAGGATCGAAGGCGTCAAGAGAAGTGGCAAGAAGACCAGGAGCGCCTCCTACag gcGCAATATCAGCGGGATCAGGAGAGGCTTGAATTGGAGTGGCAAAGGGCACAACAAGATGCAAAGCAGGAGTTATGCAGGAATACGGGG ACCTCCTTTGAGATGACTGGTGGTGGTGAGCGCCCTGCCAGCTCCCAGATCTATGTGAATGGATTGACAAACAAAACCAGAAAGGAGCAGAGCCCTGCCCGAGATGAGCCGCACGAAGCAGGATCGAAGCCTCAAAGTAATGCACAAGGAGAGCGGCATGACAAGAATTCAGAACACGCCTG GGCTGAGGACTCCTGTGGCTTTGCTCAGCTGTCTCCTGCACACAG GGCAAAGTCCTGGTCCACCCCAGCATTAGCCGGCCCCTACAAGCCAGGAATCG GtgatgagaggaagaagagagggcCGTCTGTGTCTAACGCTGAGAAGGACAGGAAGCAGAtactggaggagatgaagaaaagaaCTCAGCTTCTGACTGATAACAGCTGGATACGTcagcgcagcagcagcttctaCAAGGAGCCGATCTATGTTGGGGTGCCTATGAAGAG GTACGAGTCTCTGGACGACCTGGATGCCTTGCGTCTGTCCACTCTCTCAACCGCCACGTTCAGCTGCCCTCGGCCACACTCTGCCGCTGCAGGTTACCGCGCTCCGACTAGGAACGCCTCCTCCCGCTACAGCACTGGAACAATGTTATCCCACAGAAATGAATTTGACGG CGTGTGGGCTGCCACCAATATCTCAGAGGAACTCCGACTGGAGTTCATGAAACCAGAAGCCCCACTGTGA
- the LOC120811151 gene encoding uncharacterized protein LOC120811151 isoform X12: MEWRQQTSVSCEEAFGEAQRWIQDVTGKSFGSNDFRAALENGVLLCDLINCLKPGIIKRVNRLSTPIAGLDNVNVFLKACGKVGLNVSQLFHPGDLQDLSTRATLRQDESDRRLKNVLVTIYWLGRKAHLDSFYTGPQLNFKAFEGLLGLALSKALDEGWYPEREECRGLRPSYGWAKSVDNIDSRDFRTRPNSEGCGSDAEAEQVFKMETTKQNKGNGFIPPLPPRRKQGREEMGSPLSRTYQIQVRPERPVQVNPGWIWSKSLSDIPMVYPVRKVPGGTTIYDLDHECGLETKRKCSVAAKDSEAQWHDDLMKWKNRRRSTKSDLRKKSQEWDQVINQMAIGAMNRFEKKEAQGGLPRDQQSPRRHHASPRPYSTSPPSKSSSCNLRPHTRALLACSDSTEAPFSSRSPLGTYNSVRASGSPFGAMPAADGKTYSASLASDGARVTTPSLDFPFSSQTQVKAQCSPAPLQPTTQMAGVAELEDSALEKHASQTECQKTSMAPAVQQAAGQPVAGVYKYLSRTGSWSGSASLPRGYRRSEGSSRLSSTMAPRPFGTRQSSVSSLQRRCSVDNNSEGRLLKSEKEETFSPTAKSSLKRQNATAHLKGQHPASIRPKEANQAKQSGTAQTGEVKGATLSSKTDAYNSQPYSQTKLAPRPYTNPQSRATKGLTRPSNASNDHTKVDHSDMRVSLTLKPNSVPDFGIQTHWGSTGARVKYVQPGSPAELCQLCVDDEIVAVNGVAAALMNCKQWKDEMTSSLRTGNLTMDVRRYGNKGGSESAISDLKVPSLSPSSSSWSWDREEDRRRQEKWQEDQERLLQAQYQRDQERLELEWQRAQQDAKQELCRNTGTSFEMTGGGERPASSQIYVNGLTNKTRKEQSPARDEPHEAGSKPQSNAQGERHDKNSEHAWAKSWSTPALAGPYKPGIGDERKKRGPSVSNAEKDRKQILEEMKKRTQLLTDNSWIRQRSSSFYKEPIYVGVPMKRYESLDDLDALRLSTLSTATFSCPRPHSAAAGYRAPTRNASSRYSTGTMLSHRNEFDGVWAATNISEELRLEFMKPEAPL, translated from the exons gatgtgACCGGAAAATCATTTGGCTCCAACGACTTCCGTGCCGCACTGGAGAATGGAGTCCTGCTTTGCGA CTTGATCAACTGTCTGAAACCTGGCATTATTAAGAGAGTCAACAGGCTTTCTACTCCCATCGCTGGCCTC GATAACGTAAATGTATTCCTGAAAGCCTGTGGGAAAGTGGGACTGAATGTGTCCCAGCtgtttcatccaggagacctgcaggaccTGTCCACCCGTGCAACACTCAG gcaAGATGAAAGTGACCGAAGACTCAAAAAT GTTCTCGTCACGATCTACTGGTTGGGTCGCAAGGCTCACTTGGACTCATTCTACACTGGCCCTCAGCTGAACTTCAAGGCCTTCGAAGGGCTCTTGGGATTGGCCTTGTCAAAA GCGCTAGATGAGGGCTGGTatccagagagggaggaatgtCGCGGCCTGAGACCGAGCTACGGATGGGCCAAGTCTGTGGACAACATTGACTCTCGAGATTTTCGAACCCGCCCAAACAGTGAAG GCTGTGGAAGCGACGCTGAAGCTGAGCAGGTGTTCAAGATGGAGACAACcaagcaaaacaaaggaaacGGTTTTATCCCTCCGCTGCCTCCACGGAGAAAACAAGGACGGGAGGAGATGGGAAGCCCACTATCCAG AACTTATCAAATCCAGGTCAGACCTGAGAGACCAGTCCAGGTCAACCCTGGCTGGATTTG GAGCAAATCCCTCAGTGATATTCCGATGGTGTACCCTGTGCGTAAAGTTCCTGGTGGGACCACCATTTATGATTTGGACCACGAGTGCGGCCTGGAAACCAAACGGAAGTGTAGCGTTGCTGCCAAGGACAGTGAAGCTCAGTGGCATGAT GACTTGATGAAGTGGAAGAACCGTCGCAGGAGCACAAAGTCTGACCTCCGCAAGAAATCGCAAGAATGGGACCAAGTGATTAACCAGATGGCCATTGGTGCCATGAATAgatttgaaaagaaagaagcacAAGGCGGACTGCCAAG AGACCAGCAGTCCCCACGCAGGCATCACGCTTCCCCTCGTCCTTACTCCACCTCTCCGCCATCAAAGTCATCGAGCTGTAATCTCCGGCCACATACTCGGGCTCTGCTGGCCTGCAGCGACTCCACAGAGGCACCTTTCAGCTCCAGGTCTCCACTTGGCACCTACAACTCAGTCCGCGCTTCG GGATCCCCATTTGGAGCTATGCCTGCCGCTGATGGGAAGACCTACTCTGCCTCCCTGGCTTCAGACGGAGCAAGAGTTACCACCCCTTCTCTAGACTTTCCTTTCAGCTCCCAGACCCAAGTCAAGGCGCAGTGCAGCCCAGCTCCCCTCCAGCCCACGACACAGATG GCAGGTGTTGCTGAGCTGGAGGACTCGGCCCTGGAGAAACACGCGTCCCAGACAGAATGCCAGAAGACCTCTATGGCGCCCGCCGTGCAGCAAGCCGCAGGCCAGCCGGTCGCAGGCGTCTACAAGTACTTGTCCAGAACAGGATCGTGGTCCGGCTCGGCCAGCCTTCCTCGTGGCTACCGGCGGTCCGAGGGCTCATCTCGTCTCTCTTCTACAATGGCACCCAGACCCTTTGGTACCAGGCAGTCCAGTGTGTCCTCACTGCAGAGACGATGCAGC GTAGACAACAACAGCGAGGGTCGGCTTTTAAAAAGTGAGAAAGAGGAGACCTTTTCTCCAACCGCAAAGTCTTCCCTCAAAAGGCAGAATGCGACCGCCCATCTGAAAGGTCAGCACCCGGCCTCCATCAGACCGAAGGAAGCTAACCAGGCGAAGCAGAGTGGCACGGCGCAGACAGGGGAGGTGAAAGGTGCCACTCTCTCCAGCAAGACCGACGCCTACAACTCTCAGCCCTACTCCCAAACCAAGCTGGCTCCTCGGCCGTACACCAACCCGCAGAGCCGCGCCACCAAAGGCTTGACCCGTCCTTCTAATGCCAGCAATGACCACACAAAG gtggatCACAGTGACATGAGAGTAAGCCTTACTCTTAAACCGAACAGTGTACCAGACTTTGGTATCCAGACTCACTGGGGCTCCACAGGCGCAAGAGTCAAATACGTCCAACCTG GCAGTCCAGCGGAGCTTTGCCAGCTGTGTGTGGACGATGAGATCGTGGCGGTTAATGGAGTTGCGGCGGCACTCATGAACTGCAAACAGTGGAAGGATGAAATGACGTCTTCCCTGCGAACCGGCAATCTGACCATGGACGTTCGGCGCTATGGCAACAAGG GAGGTTCAGAATCGGCGATATCCGAT CTCAAAGTGCCATCCCtcagcccctcctcctccagctggtcgTGGGACCGTGAGGAGGATCGAAGGCGTCAAGAGAAGTGGCAAGAAGACCAGGAGCGCCTCCTACag gcGCAATATCAGCGGGATCAGGAGAGGCTTGAATTGGAGTGGCAAAGGGCACAACAAGATGCAAAGCAGGAGTTATGCAGGAATACGGGG ACCTCCTTTGAGATGACTGGTGGTGGTGAGCGCCCTGCCAGCTCCCAGATCTATGTGAATGGATTGACAAACAAAACCAGAAAGGAGCAGAGCCCTGCCCGAGATGAGCCGCACGAAGCAGGATCGAAGCCTCAAAGTAATGCACAAGGAGAGCGGCATGACAAGAATTCAGAACACGCCTG GGCAAAGTCCTGGTCCACCCCAGCATTAGCCGGCCCCTACAAGCCAGGAATCG GtgatgagaggaagaagagagggcCGTCTGTGTCTAACGCTGAGAAGGACAGGAAGCAGAtactggaggagatgaagaaaagaaCTCAGCTTCTGACTGATAACAGCTGGATACGTcagcgcagcagcagcttctaCAAGGAGCCGATCTATGTTGGGGTGCCTATGAAGAG GTACGAGTCTCTGGACGACCTGGATGCCTTGCGTCTGTCCACTCTCTCAACCGCCACGTTCAGCTGCCCTCGGCCACACTCTGCCGCTGCAGGTTACCGCGCTCCGACTAGGAACGCCTCCTCCCGCTACAGCACTGGAACAATGTTATCCCACAGAAATGAATTTGACGG CGTGTGGGCTGCCACCAATATCTCAGAGGAACTCCGACTGGAGTTCATGAAACCAGAAGCCCCACTGTGA